The following coding sequences are from one Nicotiana tabacum cultivar K326 chromosome 1, ASM71507v2, whole genome shotgun sequence window:
- the LOC107826603 gene encoding transcription factor TCP4 — protein MEGEIVQVEGGRIPRSTGRKDRHSKVYTAKGPRDRRVRLSALTAIQFYDVQDRLGYDKPSKAVDWLIKRAKNAIGKLAELPPWDQNDDVELKNIPTSIEREVGSSGNIALEPHLLSIFSSRFLVQRQLAEDPSSSSHVMQAPEPETSSVADTSKSFFPMNSGTTLMNLLSLPHQEISRDSIQNEDLGLSLHTNLHDQNSNHSSNLVNFEENYNPRMANWILPHQQFLSQREPLQSNFSQLISHASELQQPMASAEHKSSIYNSHFNGDFQFPARLIQGEEDINGVICIKPSSGSSSSQH, from the exons ATGGAGGGGGAGATAGTACAAGTCGAAGGAGGGCGAATCCCCCGGTCCACTGGCCGGAAGGACCGGCATAGCAAAGTATATACTGCTAAAGGTCCAAGAGATCGTAGGGTTCGGCTATCTGCTCTCACCGCTATTCAATTCTATGACGTGCAG GATCGGCTAGGATATGACAAGCCAAGCAAAGCTGTGGATTGGCTAATCAAGAGAGCAAAAAATGCCATTGGTAAGCTAGCTGAGTTACCTCCATGGGACCAAAACGATGACGTAGAACTAAAAAACATTCCCACAAGTATAGAACGCGAAGTTGGTTCAAGTGGGAATATTGCCTTAGAACCACACCTACTATCAATTTTTTCTTCTAG ATTCTTGGTCCAAAGGCAATTAGCAGAAGATCCAAGCAGTTCTTCACACGTGATGCAAGCACCTGAACCTGAGACGTCATCTGTTGCAGATACCTCGAAATCATTCTTCCCAATGAATTCCGGGACAACATTAATGAATTTACTAAGCCTTCCACATCAAGAAATTTCTAGAGATTCAATCCAAAATGAAGATCTTGGATTATCACTTCACACCAATTTACATGACCAAAACTCCAACCATAGTTCAAATTTAGtcaattttgaagaaaattataatCCAAGAATGGCAAATTGGATATTACCCCATCAACAATTTTTGTCCCAAAGGGAACCCCTTCAGTCCAATTTTTCACAGTTAATTAGTCATGCTTCGGAATTACAGCAACCAATGGCAAGTGCAGAACATAAATCTTCAATTTACAATAGCCATTTCAATGGAGATTTTCAATTTCCTGCTAGATTAATTCAAGGTGAAGAGGATATTAATGGTGTGATTTGCATTAAGCCATCTTCAGGTTCTTCAAGTTCTCAACATTGA